CCACAGCAGGCCGTGGCGGTCGGCGTGGGGGATGCGGGCCTTTTCCAGCCCGAGGCGGCCCTTGAGCATGACTGTCAGCCCGCGCGCTGCAGTAGCAACATGCCAAAGCCGTAAGCCCGGTGGCGCCCTACGCCGCGTGCCAGCAGGTGTGCAAAAGCCGCTGGGTCGGTCACGTGCAGGCGGCCTGTGAGGATGGCGTCCGGCCCCTCGATGGCGCGGCCTTTGCGGGTGTTGTCGCCTGCGGGTTGGGTGCGGCGCATCACGCGACTGCGCGCAAAGGCGCTCAGTTGCACATCCAGCAGTTGCACGGCCCCTTGCCAGGGTTGACGCGGCACGCCTTCATGCCCTGCCAGATGCTCGCGCAGCCATTGGGTATAGACCGCCTGCCTGTCAACAAGGGTGCCCTGCGGGCCACCGGCCAGGGTGACGGCGTGCAGGAAGGCATCCTGCTCTTTCTGGCCGCTGCGCACGGTCGGGCGCACGCGCACTTCGAACCCAAGCTCTTTGTCTTGCGACCATTGCGTGGGAAAGGAGCGCAGGCGATAGCCATCGTGGTTGCTGCAGGCTGCCAGGCCCAGGGCTTGTGCGGCCAGCGGATCGGCCAGGGCAACCTGCTCGGCCATGGCGGGTGCGTCCAGCGTGGTGTAGGCGAGTAGGCCCCGGCGTTCATCCAGATAGCGAAAGGGCTGGGGCGCTTGGGTGCCAAAGGCTGCGCGCAGCAGGCCGTGCAGGGCCTCGCCGGGGTCGGGTGTGCGATGGCGCACCATCCATGTGGTGAGCAGACGCGGATCGGGTTGTGTGTGCAGCAAGTACAAGGGGGCAGTGGTCATGCCTTGGCCTCCATGGGCAGCAAGCCTTGGCGTACCGGGCGCCAGCCGCCGTGGATGCCGCTGTCCCAGTTGCGTTCGTCGCAGATATCGAGCAGGCGTGCGCCGGGTTGCTCGCCTTCGCCATCGGGCCACTGGGCGCGCCAGGCCGTGGTGGGTGTTGCGGCTTGTTGGGTCACGATGGTTTCCAAGGCGCTGCGCACATCCACCGCTTCCAACCAACCTGCCACCAGGCGGCCCGTGGGCAAGCAGGGCTTGCGGCCTATGAACAGGGGGCGTGCGGGTTTGTCCAGGGCGCGGGCGATGTCGTCCAGCGTCGGGGTTTCTTCAGCAGGCTGCAGCGCCAAGGCCACCCAGGCGCACAGGTCGGCGTGGTAGTCGCGGTAGCGCAGATGCGGGCCGGCGTAAGTCCCGGCACCGCCAGCGCGCTCTTCCGGCGCACCCCAGGTTGTCCAGCCCTTGTCGTCCTTACCCAGTTGGGCGGTCTGAAAATCCTGCACCCGCTCCCCACCGGGTGCCAGCACGCAGCCCATGCGCAGGCGCTGCTGCAGGCGGTTGTGCCGCTCGGCTTCGCTGCGATCCCAGCCCAGGGCGTTGGCGATCAGGCCCGTGAGCATGGAAAGTGCCGGAAAGTCGCGGATGACGCCCAGGTTGTCGATCGTCTCGCCGCCAAAGGCAATCAGGGGCGATGCTAGGCGCAGGGTAAGAAACCGTTGCACTTCACACCTCCACGCGCGCTTGCACGATGGCGGTTTGCGCCCAGTCGGCCAGTGCGCGCAGCGGCAGGCGCTGGGCGCCGGGTACGGCCACATCGTCCACCGCCAGATAGCGCCGCGCCAGGGGTGCGCCGTAGGCAGCGTCCAGGCGCGCGATTTCATCGGCCAGGGCTTGCACGGAAGCTTGACGCAAGCCGGGTTGGCGCGTGGACAGCGCATTCTGAAAAGCGCCCGCCAGGCTGCGCGGCTGCCAGTCGCCCGCTTCCACTAGCATGAACTTGGCCCACTCAAACGGCGCAGTGGCGCCACGCTTGGCGCCGGGGCTGACAGTAGCGATCAGATGCAACAGGTTTT
This DNA window, taken from Acidovorax sp. HDW3, encodes the following:
- a CDS encoding type I-E CRISPR-associated protein Cas6/Cse3/CasE produces the protein MTTAPLYLLHTQPDPRLLTTWMVRHRTPDPGEALHGLLRAAFGTQAPQPFRYLDERRGLLAYTTLDAPAMAEQVALADPLAAQALGLAACSNHDGYRLRSFPTQWSQDKELGFEVRVRPTVRSGQKEQDAFLHAVTLAGGPQGTLVDRQAVYTQWLREHLAGHEGVPRQPWQGAVQLLDVQLSAFARSRVMRRTQPAGDNTRKGRAIEGPDAILTGRLHVTDPAAFAHLLARGVGRHRAYGFGMLLLQRAG
- the cas5e gene encoding type I-E CRISPR-associated protein Cas5/CasD, whose product is MQRFLTLRLASPLIAFGGETIDNLGVIRDFPALSMLTGLIANALGWDRSEAERHNRLQQRLRMGCVLAPGGERVQDFQTAQLGKDDKGWTTWGAPEERAGGAGTYAGPHLRYRDYHADLCAWVALALQPAEETPTLDDIARALDKPARPLFIGRKPCLPTGRLVAGWLEAVDVRSALETIVTQQAATPTTAWRAQWPDGEGEQPGARLLDICDERNWDSGIHGGWRPVRQGLLPMEAKA